The following are encoded together in the Robertmurraya sp. FSL R5-0851 genome:
- a CDS encoding DUF2225 domain-containing protein has product MIELQPLYDKKCECMMCKTKFTTKKLRSRFVVVKSYDTDFAPTYENIENDPNLYFVAVCPKCGFSFTDDFAPYFPPGSKEIIDSKIAQQWLPRSFGEVRTYLEAAKTIKLAAYCGTLKKEKHVSIAGLYLRLAWIYRVLLDHEQEQRFMKLAVDEYMEAYITDDYRGTQMTELRLLYMIAELSKRTGQIDQSVKYFSKVIEKQGSFNEAKIVEMARDRWQEIREKQKTKI; this is encoded by the coding sequence ATGATTGAACTACAGCCACTTTATGATAAAAAATGTGAGTGTATGATGTGTAAAACTAAGTTTACGACTAAGAAACTTCGCTCCCGTTTTGTGGTAGTAAAGTCCTATGACACTGACTTTGCCCCTACATATGAAAATATAGAGAATGATCCTAATCTTTATTTTGTTGCAGTATGTCCGAAATGTGGGTTTTCTTTTACAGATGACTTTGCTCCCTATTTTCCACCAGGCAGCAAGGAAATCATCGATTCTAAAATAGCCCAACAGTGGTTGCCCCGCAGTTTTGGTGAAGTAAGGACGTATCTAGAGGCTGCAAAAACCATTAAACTTGCCGCCTACTGTGGCACATTGAAAAAGGAAAAGCATGTATCCATTGCGGGTTTGTATTTGAGACTGGCTTGGATTTACAGAGTATTGCTAGATCACGAGCAGGAACAACGATTTATGAAGCTTGCTGTGGACGAGTATATGGAAGCGTATATTACCGATGATTATCGAGGAACACAAATGACCGAGCTTCGACTTCTCTATATGATTGCGGAACTTTCTAAACGAACAGGTCAGATTGACCAATCAGTAAAATATTTTTCAAAAGTCATCGAAAAACAAGGAAGCTTTAATGAGGCAAAGATCGTTGAAATGGCAAGAGATCGTTGGCAGGAAATTCGTGAAAAGCAAAAAACTAAAATATAA
- a CDS encoding YuzB family protein, with protein MIKPIIEFCISNLASGAQKAFEQLEKDYDLDIIEYGCLGYCGKCASTLYALVNGEVVTGDTPDELVENIYQYLEENPMF; from the coding sequence ATGATAAAACCAATTATAGAGTTTTGTATAAGCAATTTAGCAAGCGGGGCTCAAAAAGCATTTGAACAGCTAGAAAAGGATTATGACTTAGATATCATTGAATATGGGTGCCTTGGCTATTGTGGCAAATGCGCATCAACACTGTATGCACTAGTAAATGGAGAAGTTGTTACTGGGGATACACCTGATGAACTAGTAGAAAATATTTATCAGTATTTAGAAGAAAATCCGATGTTTTAA
- a CDS encoding FAD-dependent oxidoreductase, with amino-acid sequence MKNLVILGGGYGGMRILARLLPSQLPDDVTITLVDKIPYHCLKTEYYALAAGTISDQHVRVAFPEHPRLTIKYGEVKDINLQEKTVLVNNDVVTYDDLIIGLGCEDKYHNVPGADRYTYSIQSIEKSRTTYQALNNLAPGSVVSIVGAGLSGVELASELNESRPDLKVKLFDRGNHILSAFPVRLGTYVENWFDNHGVEIVNNSHITKVEENTLYNHDEPLHSDAIVWTAGIQPVEIIRNLDVEKDHQGRVVLTVHHNLPDDEHVYVVGDCASLPHAPSAQLAEGQAEQIVQILLKRWANEPLPETMPVIKLKGVLGSLGKKHGFGLVAERPITGRVARLLKSGILWMYKYHNG; translated from the coding sequence ATGAAGAATCTCGTTATTCTCGGCGGAGGCTACGGGGGAATGAGAATACTCGCACGCTTATTACCCTCTCAACTTCCAGACGATGTGACCATCACGCTAGTTGATAAAATTCCTTACCACTGTTTAAAAACAGAATATTACGCTCTTGCAGCTGGTACCATTTCCGATCAGCATGTAAGGGTAGCTTTCCCTGAGCACCCTAGGCTTACCATCAAATACGGAGAGGTTAAAGATATTAATCTTCAAGAGAAAACCGTTCTCGTTAATAATGATGTAGTCACTTACGATGATTTAATTATTGGACTAGGTTGTGAAGACAAATACCACAATGTCCCAGGTGCAGACCGTTATACGTATAGCATTCAATCGATTGAAAAGTCCAGAACAACGTATCAAGCATTGAATAATCTAGCCCCTGGCTCTGTTGTCAGCATTGTTGGGGCTGGTTTGAGCGGTGTAGAACTAGCAAGTGAATTAAATGAAAGCAGACCGGATTTAAAGGTAAAGTTATTCGACCGTGGAAATCATATCTTATCTGCCTTCCCTGTTCGTTTAGGAACGTATGTGGAAAATTGGTTTGATAATCACGGAGTAGAAATTGTTAACAATTCACATATCACAAAGGTAGAAGAAAATACTCTATACAATCACGATGAGCCATTACACTCGGATGCGATTGTTTGGACTGCAGGGATACAGCCCGTAGAAATTATACGAAACCTTGATGTCGAAAAGGACCATCAAGGTCGAGTGGTCCTAACGGTTCATCACAATTTACCTGATGATGAACATGTGTATGTCGTGGGTGACTGTGCAAGTCTACCGCACGCACCTAGCGCTCAATTAGCTGAAGGACAAGCGGAACAGATTGTTCAAATTCTTTTAAAAAGATGGGCAAATGAACCGCTGCCTGAAACTATGCCAGTTATTAAATTAAAGGGAGTCCTAGGCTCTCTAGGTAAAAAGCATGGCTTTGGGCTAGTAGCAGAACGCCCGATCACAGGACGAGTGGCAAGACTATTAAAATCAGGTATTCTATGGATGTATAAATATCATAATGGCTAA
- a CDS encoding YuzD family protein yields MIELVVYGAEVLCPSCVNLPSSKETYEWLEAAIGRKYPNQPFQITYVDIYQPPNDEKKQAFAERVIEEDMFYPVVVLEDEVVGEGNPKLKTIYAAMERHGYKTSE; encoded by the coding sequence ATGATTGAGCTTGTAGTGTACGGGGCAGAAGTACTTTGCCCAAGCTGTGTGAATTTACCATCATCAAAAGAAACCTACGAATGGTTAGAAGCGGCAATTGGAAGAAAATATCCGAACCAACCATTTCAAATAACATATGTAGATATTTACCAACCACCAAACGATGAAAAAAAGCAAGCCTTTGCTGAACGTGTCATTGAGGAAGATATGTTTTATCCGGTTGTTGTTCTAGAAGATGAAGTGGTAGGGGAAGGAAACCCGAAGCTTAAAACGATCTATGCAGCAATGGAAAGACATGGGTATAAGACAAGTGAATAG
- a CDS encoding NifU family protein, with protein sequence MAEQEMFEQVQEVLNKLRPFLLRDGGDCELVDVEDGIVKLRLLGACGSCPSSTITLKAGIERALLEEVPGVVEVEQVF encoded by the coding sequence ATGGCAGAGCAAGAAATGTTTGAACAAGTTCAAGAGGTACTAAATAAATTACGTCCATTCCTTCTTCGTGATGGTGGGGACTGTGAATTAGTAGACGTTGAGGATGGCATTGTTAAGCTTCGTTTGTTAGGCGCATGCGGTAGCTGCCCAAGCTCAACAATTACTTTAAAAGCTGGAATTGAGCGTGCTTTATTAGAGGAAGTTCCAGGTGTAGTAGAAGTAGAACAAGTTTTCTAA
- the thrB gene encoding homoserine kinase, with translation MSEEAVLIIDVPASTANLGPGFDSVGLALNLYLSLEVEKADKWQVEMLSEELGVFPKDETNFVVSTAIKIADTYGKSLSPCLIKMKSDIPLARGLGSSAAAIVAALELADHVAELGLSKEEKMKLASVMEGHPDNAGAALYGGLIVGTQIGEEVDFLTYTDLAFDIVMVVPKEELLTKASRGVLPSELSYSTAVRASSVSNVLVAALLQGNLTLAGKMMSKDLFHQPYRKAIVPELEQVEDLALQYGAFGVALSGAGPSVICFVEKGLGQEVIGRMEPYLPHVSFYSLQIDKDGSRVQKKVKRLEK, from the coding sequence ATGAGTGAGGAAGCTGTACTTATCATCGATGTACCAGCAAGTACGGCCAATCTAGGACCTGGTTTTGATTCTGTCGGGTTAGCCTTAAATCTTTATTTATCACTTGAAGTGGAAAAAGCAGACAAATGGCAAGTTGAAATGCTATCAGAAGAGCTTGGGGTATTTCCGAAGGATGAAACAAACTTTGTTGTTTCAACCGCTATTAAAATTGCTGACACATATGGAAAGAGTTTATCTCCATGTTTGATTAAGATGAAAAGTGATATTCCATTAGCGAGAGGTCTTGGTTCAAGTGCTGCAGCGATTGTTGCAGCACTTGAACTTGCTGATCACGTAGCTGAACTAGGCCTTTCAAAAGAGGAAAAAATGAAGCTTGCTTCTGTTATGGAGGGGCATCCAGATAATGCGGGTGCAGCCCTTTACGGAGGTTTGATCGTAGGTACGCAAATCGGGGAAGAGGTTGATTTTTTAACCTATACAGACCTTGCTTTTGATATAGTCATGGTCGTTCCAAAAGAAGAATTGCTAACAAAAGCCTCCCGAGGTGTCTTGCCTTCAGAGCTTTCATATTCTACAGCTGTACGTGCTAGTTCTGTGTCAAACGTGCTAGTGGCGGCCCTTTTACAAGGGAATTTGACTTTAGCTGGTAAAATGATGAGTAAGGATCTGTTTCATCAGCCTTACCGAAAAGCGATCGTACCTGAACTCGAGCAAGTTGAAGACTTAGCCCTTCAATACGGTGCCTTTGGAGTTGCGCTAAGCGGTGCTGGCCCAAGTGTCATCTGTTTTGTAGAAAAAGGGCTTGGACAAGAGGTAATTGGTCGTATGGAGCCGTATTTGCCTCACGTATCGTTTTACTCTTTGCAAATAGACAAAGATGGAAGCCGTGTGCAAAAAAAGGTCAAAAGACTAGAAAAATAA
- the thrC gene encoding threonine synthase → MRWQGLIQEYKEFLPVSENTPKLTLNEGNTPLIYLENLSKEWGVELYVKTEGTNPTGSFKDRGMVMAVAKAKEEGSDTVICASTGNTSAAAAAYAARAGMRCIVVIPEGKIAMGKLAQAIMYGAEIISIEGNFDQALTMVRKISETEPVALVNSVNPYRLEGQKTAAFEVCDQLGGAPDILAIPVGNAGNISAYWKGFKEYHEAKGTALPKMHGFEAEGAAAIVHNRVFENPETIATAIRIGNPASWHLASAAVEESAGKIDEVSDEEILAAYQKLASTEGVFAEPASCASIAGVYKQLQNGTIAKGSKIVAILTGNGLKDPNTAIECSPIKPVLLPNDEEAVANHIRGVVHQ, encoded by the coding sequence ATGAGGTGGCAAGGGCTAATTCAAGAATATAAAGAGTTTCTTCCTGTAAGTGAGAATACTCCGAAATTAACATTAAACGAAGGAAATACTCCATTAATTTATCTTGAGAATCTTTCAAAAGAGTGGGGAGTAGAACTTTACGTTAAGACAGAGGGAACAAATCCAACTGGTTCTTTTAAAGACCGTGGAATGGTTATGGCAGTTGCTAAGGCGAAGGAAGAAGGCAGCGATACAGTTATCTGTGCATCTACAGGAAATACGTCTGCAGCAGCAGCGGCATACGCAGCAAGAGCGGGAATGCGTTGTATAGTTGTCATTCCTGAAGGTAAGATTGCCATGGGTAAACTTGCGCAAGCGATCATGTACGGAGCAGAGATTATCTCTATCGAAGGGAACTTTGACCAAGCTTTAACAATGGTACGTAAAATCAGTGAAACGGAGCCTGTTGCATTAGTTAACTCGGTGAATCCATACCGACTTGAAGGGCAAAAAACAGCTGCGTTTGAAGTGTGTGACCAGCTAGGTGGAGCTCCAGATATTTTAGCTATTCCTGTTGGAAATGCGGGAAATATCAGTGCGTATTGGAAAGGCTTTAAGGAGTACCATGAGGCAAAGGGAACGGCCCTACCAAAGATGCATGGTTTCGAAGCAGAAGGGGCAGCAGCAATCGTTCATAACCGTGTGTTTGAAAATCCGGAAACCATTGCAACTGCCATTCGTATCGGAAATCCAGCAAGCTGGCATTTAGCTTCTGCTGCTGTCGAGGAATCAGCAGGGAAAATTGATGAAGTGAGCGATGAAGAAATTCTGGCTGCTTATCAAAAGCTTGCATCTACAGAAGGTGTATTTGCAGAGCCTGCATCATGTGCGTCAATTGCTGGTGTGTATAAGCAATTACAAAATGGTACTATCGCTAAGGGCAGTAAAATTGTTGCCATTCTAACTGGAAATGGATTGAAGGATCCTAATACAGCGATCGAATGCAGCCCAATAAAACCTGTTTTATTACCAAATGATGAAGAAGCCGTTGCTAACCATATCCGAGGGGTTGTTCATCAATGA
- a CDS encoding homoserine dehydrogenase: MKAISIGLLGLGTVGTGVVKIIENHQDKLMHQVGCPVQIKKVLVKDIDKQRDVSLNREMLTTNPNDILQDPEIDVVIEVMGGVEDTRQHLLSALNNKKHVVTANKDLMALYGSELLTAASDNGCDLFYEASVAGGIPILRGLVDGLASDRITKMMGIVNGTTNFILTKMAQDGSAYEEVLKEAQDLGFAESDPTADVEGLDAARKMAILSTLGFSMKIDLDDVKVKGITDITEEDLEYGKQLGYTMKLIGIADLDDDKVEVSVQPTFLVESHPLASVHNEYNAVYVYGEAVGETMFYGPGAGSLPTATAIVSDLVGVMKNMRLGVNGTSAVTPQYPKKLKEAHEIRSKYFLRLLVRDEVGVFANITSIFSEHHVSFEKILQLPVKEKGLAEIVLVTHHASLQDYEDILVKLRDLETTKQIKSSYRVEGSK, encoded by the coding sequence ATGAAAGCTATCTCAATTGGATTATTAGGTTTAGGCACGGTCGGTACGGGTGTAGTGAAAATTATTGAAAATCATCAAGACAAACTCATGCACCAAGTTGGCTGTCCTGTTCAAATAAAAAAAGTGTTAGTAAAAGATATCGACAAACAAAGAGATGTAAGTTTAAATAGAGAAATGTTAACAACAAATCCTAATGATATACTACAAGATCCGGAAATCGATGTAGTTATTGAAGTAATGGGTGGGGTAGAAGACACGAGACAACATCTGCTATCAGCTCTAAATAACAAAAAACATGTGGTAACAGCAAACAAGGATTTAATGGCACTCTATGGTTCGGAACTACTCACTGCAGCTTCTGATAATGGCTGCGACTTATTTTATGAAGCAAGTGTTGCAGGTGGAATTCCTATTTTAAGAGGTCTAGTAGATGGTCTAGCTTCTGATCGAATTACGAAAATGATGGGAATTGTAAATGGAACAACCAACTTCATACTAACGAAGATGGCACAGGATGGAAGTGCGTATGAAGAGGTACTAAAAGAAGCGCAAGACCTTGGTTTTGCTGAAAGTGATCCAACGGCTGATGTAGAAGGGCTTGATGCTGCAAGAAAGATGGCCATCCTTTCAACACTAGGTTTTTCAATGAAAATTGATTTAGATGATGTAAAAGTAAAAGGAATTACCGATATTACTGAAGAAGACTTAGAATACGGAAAGCAGCTTGGATATACAATGAAGCTGATTGGTATTGCCGATCTTGACGATGATAAAGTTGAGGTAAGTGTTCAGCCAACGTTCCTAGTAGAGTCGCATCCGTTAGCATCTGTTCATAACGAATATAATGCAGTGTACGTTTACGGGGAAGCAGTAGGAGAAACGATGTTTTACGGACCAGGAGCTGGGAGCCTTCCAACTGCGACAGCTATCGTATCAGATCTAGTTGGAGTGATGAAAAACATGCGTCTTGGTGTAAATGGTACAAGCGCGGTTACTCCACAATACCCAAAAAAGCTGAAAGAAGCTCATGAAATCAGATCCAAGTACTTCTTACGTCTACTAGTGAGAGATGAAGTAGGGGTATTTGCAAACATCACTTCAATTTTCTCAGAGCATCATGTTAGTTTTGAGAAAATTCTTCAGCTTCCAGTGAAGGAAAAAGGTTTAGCTGAAATTGTGTTAGTTACACACCATGCTTCTTTACAGGATTACGAGGATATTTTAGTAAAATTAAGAGACCTAGAAACAACAAAGCAAATCAAGAGCTCGTATCGAGTGGAAGGGAGCAAGTAG